The Cryptococcus decagattii chromosome 1, complete sequence genome includes a region encoding these proteins:
- a CDS encoding NADH oxidoreductase (quinone), F subunit produces MLSRTPLLRSSPRAITAARRSLATVSDAPVRHYGGLKDQDRIFTNLFCKHDHGIKGALARGDWHKTKDIILKGDAWIIQAVKDSGLRGRGGAGFPSGLKWSFMNKPGWEKDPRPRYLVVNADEGEPGTCKDREIMRGDPHKLVEGCLVAGRAMNANAAYIYIRGEFYQEASHVQQAIDEAYKAGLIGKNACGSGYDFDVYLHRGKQGKPRLKPPFPADVGLFGCPTTVANVETVAVAPTIARRGGSWFASFGRERNSGTKVFCVSGHVNNPCVVEEEMSIPLQELLEKHCGGVRGGWQNLKGIVPGGSSVPVITRETSEKCLMDYDSLKDNGTSLGTGAVIVMDNTTDMIAAIARFSKFYKHESCGQCTPCREGTSWMMNMMDRMVEGRAQEREIDMLLELTKQVEGHTICALGDAAAWPIQGLMKNFRPEVEQRLAQFHAKHGQVMFGGKLLSDADRRYALPDNLGGDAIRRIASP; encoded by the exons atgCTCTCCCGCACTCCTCTCCTCCGCTCCTCCCCACGCGCAATCACAGCGGCTCGCAGGTCCCTCGCAACTGTATCAGACGCCCCAGTCAGGCATTATGGCGGACTCAAGGATCAAGATCGTATCTTCACCAATCTCTTTTGCAAGCACGACCATGGCATAAAGGGCGCTCTCGCTAGGGGCGACTGGCACAAAACAAAAGATATAATTCTCAAAGGAGATGCATGGATTATCCAGGCCGTCAAAGATTCCGGCTTGAGAGGGCGAGGAGGTGCAGGTTTCCCGAGCGGGTTGAAATGGAGTTTTA TGAACAAGCCAGGATGGGAAAAGGACCCCAG ACCACGCTACCTTGTGGTAAATGCCGATGAAGGTGAACCTGGAACGTGTAAAGATCGAGAAATCATGCGGGGCGACCCTCACAAACTTGTCGAAGGCTGTTTGGTTGCTGGTCGGGCCATGAATGCGAATGCTG CGTATATCTACATTCGAGGAGAGTTTTACCAAGAGGCTTCTCACGTTCAGCAAGCTATTGACGAGGCCTATAAGGCAGGGTTGATTGGAAAGAACGCTTGTGGTTCTGGATATGATTTCGACGTTTACCTTCATCGAG GCAAGCAGGGCAAGCCCAGACTGAAGCCTCCTTTCCCTGCCGATGTTGGGTTGTTCGGTTGCCCCACCACTGTCGCCAATGTGGAGACTGTTGCGGTTGCCCCGACCATCGCCCGACGAGGTGGTTCTTGGTTTGCGAGCTTTGGCAGGGAGAGGAACAGTGGCACTAAGGTGTTTTGTGTCTCCGGCCACGTGAACAACCCATGTgttgtggaagaggagatgtCTATTCCCTTACAGGAACTTTTGGAGAAGCACTGTGGTGGCGTTCGTGGTGGATGGCAAAACTTGAAGGGTATTGTTCCTGGCGGTAGTTCAGTGCCAGTGATCACCAGAGAGACATCTGAAAAATGCCT GATGGACTATGACTCTCTTAAAGACAATGGTACTTCCCTTGGTACAGGTGCAGTCATTGTTATGGACAACACCACCGACATGATTGCCGCCATTGCCCGATTCTCAAAGTTCTACAAGCACGAGTCTTGTGGTCAATGTACCCCTTGCCGAGAAGGTACATCTTGGATGATGAACATGATGGACCGAATGGTGGAAGGACGGGCGCAAGAGAGGGAGATTGACATGCTTTTGGAATTGACAAAACAAGTGGAAGGTCATACTATTTGTGCTTTGGGTGATGCCGCGGCTTGGCCTATCCAAGGCTTGATGAAGAATTTCC GTCCTGAAGTTGAACAACGTCTTGCTCAATTCCATGCCAAGCACGGTCAGGTGATGTTCGGTGGCAAGCTGCTCTCAGATGCGGACAGGAGGTATGCGCTCCCGGATAACCTCGGAGGAGATGCCATTAGGCGAATTGCGTCTCCTTGA